A DNA window from Arachis duranensis cultivar V14167 chromosome 3, aradu.V14167.gnm2.J7QH, whole genome shotgun sequence contains the following coding sequences:
- the LOC107476641 gene encoding cysteine protease RD19A, giving the protein MELFLFSLFSLLFLFLSPISSEEDGGADDALIRQVVGDGDGDGDAHLLGAEHHFAAFKRRFGKVYSTLEEHDYRFAVFKANMHRARRHQRMDPSAVHGVTRFSDMTESEFRKNVLGLRGVRLPSDANKAPILPTADLPSDFDWRDHGAVTPVKNQGSCGSCWSFSATGALEGAHYLATGELVSLSEQQLVDCDHECDPDQPGSCDKGCNGGLMNSAFEYILKSGGIMREEDYPYKGSDRGTCKFNKTMIAASVANFSVVSLDEDQIAANLVKNGPLAVAINAVFMQTYIGGVSCPYICSKRLDHGVLLVGYGSGGYSLIRMKEKPYWIIKNSWGENWGENGYYKICRGRNICGVDSLVSTVAAVHTTAH; this is encoded by the exons ATggaactctttctcttctctctcttctctctcctctttttgTTTCTCTCTCCGATATCGTCGGAGGAGGACGGTGGTGCTGACGACGCCTTAATCCGCCAGGTGGTTGGTGACGGCGACGGCGACGGCGACGCGCATTTGTTGGGAGCGGAGCATCACTTCGCCGCCTTCAAGCGGAGATTCGGGAAGGTGTATTCTACGCTGGAGGAGCACGATTACAGGTTCGCGGTGTTCAAGGCTAATATGCACCGCGCGAGAAGACACCAGAGGATGGACCCTTCGGCCGTTCATGGCGTCACGCGGTTCTCTGACATGACGGAATCTGAGTTCAGGAAGAACGTTTTGGGGCTGAGAGGGGTTAGGTTGCCATCTGATGCAAACAAAGCTCCTATTCTGCCAACCGCAGATCTTCCCTCCGATTTTGATTGGAGAGATCATGGAGCTGTTACCCCTGTCAAAAATCAG GGTTCTTGTGGATCGTGTTGGAGTTTCAGCGCAACTGGGGCACTGGAAGGTGCTCATTATCTAGCTACCGGGGAACTTGTTAGTCTCAGTGAACAGCAGCTAGTTGATTGCGATCATGAG TGCGACCCAGATCAACCAGGTTCTTGTGACAAAGGGTGCAATGGTGGATTGATGAACAGCGCTTTTGAATACATCCTTAAATCCGGTGGGATCATGAGAGAGGAAGACTATCCTTATAAGGGTAGTGATCGTGGAACCTGCAAATTCAACAAGACAATGATAGCAGCATCAGTAGCAAACTTCAGTGTAGTTTCACTTGATGAAGACCAGATTGCTGCCAATCTTGTCAAAAATGGCCCTCTTGCAG TGGCTATAAATGCTGTATTTATGCAGACATATATTGGAGGGGTTTCATGCCCGTACATATGCTCAAAGAGGTTGGATCATGGGGTGTTACTGGTGGGATATGGCTCTGGAGGCTATTCTCTGATTCGGATGAAGGAGAAACCATATTGGATCATCAAGAATTCATGGGGAGAAAATTGGGGAGAAAATGGATACTACAAGATTTGCCGTGGACGGAATATCTGTGGGGTGGACTCCTTGGTTTCAACTGTGGCAGCTGTTCATACCACTGCTCATTAG
- the LOC107476637 gene encoding V-type proton ATPase subunit a3 has product MGEVASGGGCCPPMDLFRSEPMQLVQLIIPIESAHRTVSYLGDLGLLQFKDLNAEKSPFQRTYATQIKRCGEMARKLRFFKEQMLKAGVSPKNSLGHVDLNIDDLDVKLTDIEVELTEMNANGEKLQRTYNELVEYKLVLQKAGEFFQSAQSRAIEQQREYESHQLSGESMETPLLQDQELLGDSGKPVKLGFLAGLVPREKSQAFERILFRATRGNVFLRQAVVEDPVIDPVSGEKTEKNVFVVFYAGEKAKAKILKICDAFGADRYPFAEELGKQAQMIKEVSGRLSELKTTIDAGSLHRGSLLQTIGAQFEQWNLLVRKEKSVYHTLNMLSLDVTKKCLVAEGWSPIFATKQIQDALERAAIDSNSQVGTIFQVLQTREMPPTYFRTNKVTSSFQGIIDSYGVAKYQEANPTVYTIVTFPFLFAVMFGDWGHGICLLLAALYFIIREKKLSSQKLDDITEMTFGGRYVIMLMALFSIYTGLIYNEFFSVPFELFGPSAYACHDLSCSDATTSGLVKVRHTYPFGVDPVWHGTRSELPFLNSLKMKMSILLGVAQMNLGIIMSYCNALFFRNNVNVWFQFIPQMIFLNALFGYLSLLIIVKWCTGSQADLYHIMIYMFLSPADDLGENQLFVGQKYLQMTLLLLALVAVPWMLLPKPFILKIQHQARHGDESYTALQTTEESLQVESNHDSHGHEEFEFSEVFVHQLIHTIEFVLGAVSNTASYLRLWALSLAHSELSSVFYEKVLVLAWGYNNVIILIVGIVVFVFATVGVLLVMETLSAFLHALRLHWVEFQNKFYEGDGYKFHPFSFALLDEEEE; this is encoded by the exons ATGGGAGAGGTGGCGAGTGGCGGTGGTTGTTGCCCTCCGATGGATCTGTTCCGCTCGGAGCCGATGCAGCTTGTTCAGCTCATCATTCCCATCGAATCCGCTCATCGCACTGTCTCCTACCTCGGCGACCTTGGCCTCCTTCAGTTCAAAGAT CTCAATGCAGAGAAGAGCCCTTTTCAGCGGACTTATGCGACTCAG ATAAAAAGATGTGGAGAGATGGCTCGTAAGTTGCGTTTCTTCAAGGAGCAAATGTTGAAGGCTGGTGTTTCTCCAAAAAATTCCTTAGGACATGTTGATCTGAACATCGATGATCTTGAT GTCAAACTTACAGACATTGAAGTAGAGTTAACTGAGATGAATGCAAATGGTGAAAAGTTGCAACGCACTTACAATGAACTTGTGGAGTATAAGCTCGTGCTGCAGAAG GCTGGTGAGTTTTTCCAGTCAGCTCAGAGCCGCGCCATAGAGCAACAGAGAGAATATGAATCACACCAGTTGAGTGGGGAATCCATGGAAACACCTTTGTTGCAGGACCAA GAATTGCTGGGTGATTCAGGGAAGCCAGTTAAGTTGGGGTTTTTAGCTGGCCTTGTTCCCAGGGAGAAGTCCCAGGCATTTGAGAGAATTTTATTTCGTGCTACTAGAGGCAATGTGTTTCTGAGGCAGGCTGTTGTTGAGGATCCTGTCATAGATCCTGTTTCTGGAGAAAAG ACTGAGAAAAATGTTTTTGTTGTCTTCTATGCtggtgaaaaagcaaaagccaaGATTCTGAAAATATGTGATGCCTTTGGTGCTGATCGTTACCCTTTCGCTGAGGAACTTGGAAAACAAGCTCAAATGATTAAAGAG GTTTCAGGAAGACTTTCAGAATTGAAGACTACTATAGATGCTGGATCGCTGCACCGGGGAAGTTTGCTACAGACTATTGGTGCCCAATTTGAGCAATGGAACCTTTTG GTGAGGAAGGAAAAATCTGTTTACCATACCTTGAACATGCTGAGCCTTGATGTGACGAAAAAATGTCTTGTGGCTGAAGGGTGGAGTCCTATTTTTGCAACAAAGCAG attcaagatgCATTAGAGCGGGCAGCAATtgattctaactctcaagttgGTACTATTTTCCAAGTTTTGCAAACTAGGGAGATGCCACCTACATACTTTCGCACAAACAAGGTTACGTCTTCATTTCAAGGAATCATTGATTCATATGG GGTTGCTAAGTATCAGGAAGCGAATCCCACTGTGTATACTATAGTTACATTTCCATTTCTTTTTGCCGTAATGTTTGGTGATTGGGGTCATGGAATATGTTTGCTACTTGCAGCCCTTTATTTCATAATCAGGGAGAAGAAACTTTCTAGCCAG AAGCTTGATGATATCACCGAAATGACTTTTGGAGGTCGATATGTTATTATGTTGATGGCACTCTTCTCAATCTACACTGGTTTGATCTATAATGAGTTCTTTTCTGTCCCATTTGAACTCTTTGGTCCCTCTGCTTATGCATGCCATGACCTTTCTTGCAG TGATGCTACGACATCAGGCCTGGTAAAAGTGCGCCACACTTACCCATTTGGTGTGGATCCTGTATGGCATGGTACCAGAAGTGAATTACCATTCCTAAACtcattgaaaatgaaaatgtcaATTCTTCTTGGGGTCGCTCAAATGAATCTTGGAATTATTATGAGCTATTGCAATGCCCTATTCTTTCGGAACAATGTAAATGTCTG GTTCCAATTTATTCCCCAGATGATATTTCTCAACGCTTTATTTGGCTATCTCTCCCTGCTTATTATTGTGAAGTGGTGCACTGGTTCTCAGGCTGATTTATACCATATAATGATCTACATGTTCCTGAGTCCAGCAGATGATTTGGGTGAAAACCAACTCTTTGTTGGTCAGAAATATTTGCAG ATGACGCTTTTGCTTCTGGCTCTTGTTGCTGTGCCCTGGATGCTGCTCCCAAAACCATTTATTTTGAAGATTCAACACCAAGCT AGGCATGGGGATGAATCATATACAGCACTTCAAACCACAGAGGAGAGCTTGCAAGTGGAGTCAAATCATGATTCTCATGGTCATGAAGAGTTTGAGTTCAGTGAAGTCTTTGTGCATCAACTTATACACACCATAGAGTTTGTACTTGGAGCAGTCTCTAACACAGCTTCTTACCTTCGTCTATGGGCCCTTAG TCTTGCCCATTCAGAGTTATCAAGTGTATTCTATGAGAAAGTCCTAGTTCTGGCATGGGG GTACAATAATGTGATTATCCTGATAGTGGGTATCGTTGTCTTCGTATTTGCTACTGTCGGAGTATTACTCGTCATGGAAACCCTGAGTGCCTTTTTACATGCTCTAAGGCTTCATTGGGTGGAGTTCCAAAACAAATTCTATGAGGGTGATGGATACAAGTTCCACCCCTTCTCGTTTGCATTGCTAGATGAAGAGGAGGAGTGA
- the LOC107476642 gene encoding uncharacterized protein LOC107476642, producing MEGKFAEELYAESLELSKSELKSTSAHDQENKLHECDDDDFWGDSDDKLDKSSDLDREWQRRHDEFHTIGYREGLIAGKEASSQEGFNIGFKQSVLAGYSWGAVRGVTSAFAHLPDELKEKLVEKLEKRNELHGMHESVHSVSTADALRFFHEDIKAKEALEQSKDVKVSPCQTSHVSHLRNYHQQLESLIHDTPTMDIHLPEPK from the exons ATGGAGGGTAAATTTGCTGAAGAACTTTATGCTGAAAGCTTAGAACTTTCAAAATCAGAACTAAAATCAACTAGTGCTCATGATCAAGAAAATAAGTTACATG aatgtgatgatgatgatttttggggTGATTCTGATGACAAGTTGGATAAATCATCAGATTTGGACAGAGAGTGGCAAAGGAGGCATGATGAATTCCACACG ATCGGGTATCGGGAAGGTCTTATAGCAGGAAAGGAAGCTTCATCTCAGGAGGGGTTCAATATTGGTTTTAAACAATCAGTCCTTGCTGGTTATAGCTGGGGTGCTGTAAGAGGTGTTACGAG TGCATTTGCGCATCTTCCAGATGAGTTAAAAGAGAAGCTGGTTGAAAAGCTAGAAAAACGTAATGAACTTCATGGGATGCATGAATCTGTGCATTCTGTGTCAACAGCAGATGCCCTTAGATTCTTTCATGAAGACATCAAAGCAAAAGAAGCTTTAGAACAGAGCAAAGATGTGAAGGTTAGCCCCTGCCAAACTTCACATGTTTCTCATTTGAGAAATTATCACCAACAACTTGAATCTCTGATTCATGATACACCTACCATGGACATTCATTTACCTGAGCCAAAATAG
- the LOC107477032 gene encoding LOW QUALITY PROTEIN: DNA replication licensing factor MCM4 (The sequence of the model RefSeq protein was modified relative to this genomic sequence to represent the inferred CDS: substituted 2 bases at 2 genomic stop codons), with amino-acid sequence MDDARPTFVWGTNISVEDVNDAIQRFLRDFREASSSQNDDDMLQHLHTEGKYEKLIKQVIEVEGDSLDVDAHDVFEHDPDLYTKMVRYPLEVLAIFDLVLMNMVSRIKPMFEKHIQTRIFNLKSSTTMRNLNPTGEFXMSLLIATEKSVSDXGILLIIRCSSIIPEIREAIFRCLVCGNCTDPVAVERGRITEPTICLREECQSRNSMTLLHNRCRFTDKQIVRLQETPDEIPEGGTPHTVSLLMHDKLVDAGKPGDRVEVTGIYRAMSVRIGATQRTVKSLFKTYIDCLHIKKTDKSRMLVDDAMDIDNSEGRNPEEVHFDEERVGQLKELSKQPDIYERLTKSLAPNIWELDDVKKGLLCQLFGGNALKLASGASFRGDINILLVGDPGTSKSQLLQYIHKLSPRGIYTSGRGSSAVGLTAYVTKDPETGETVLESGALVLSDRGICCIDEFDKMSDNARSMLHEVMEQQTVSIAKAGIIASLNARTSVLACANPSGSRYNPRLSVIDNIHLPPTLLSRFDLIYLILDKADEQTDRRLAKHIVSLHFENPESMEQDVMDISTLTDYVSYARKHIHPQLSDEVAEELTRGYVDIRRRGNFPGSSKKVITATPRQLESLIRLSEALARIRFAEWVEKRDVMEAFRLLEVAMQQSATDHATGTIDMDLITTGVSASERMRREAMVQATRNIIMEKIQIGGPSMRLLELLEELKQSTGSEVQITDLKNAVATLASEGFVTMHGESVKRS; translated from the exons ATGGATGACGCCAGGCCTACCTTCGTTTGGGGCACGAACATCAGCGTTGAGGACGTTAACGACGCGATTCAGAGGTTCCTGAGGGACTTTCGAGAAGCTTCTTCGTCACAGAATGATGATGACATGTTGCAGCACTTGCATACCGAAGGGAAGTACGAGAAGCTTATCAAACAG GTGATTGAAGTGGAGGGAGATTCCCTTGATGTTGATGCGCATGATGTGTTCGAACATGACCCTGATTTGTACACCAAGATGGTTAGGTACCCTCTCGAGGTTCTTGCGATCTTTGACTTGGTTCTTATGAATATGGTTAGCAGGATTAAGCCTATGTTCGAGAAGCACATTCAGACTCGGATTTTCAATCTCAAATCCTCCACTACAATGAGGAATTTGAATCCTACTGGTGAGTTTTGAATGTCTTTGCTCATTGCTACTGAAAAATCCGTGTCAGATTAAGGAATTTTACTGATTATACGGTGTAGCTCAATCATACCGGAAATTAGGGAAGCTATATTTAGGTGTCTTGTGTGTGGGAACTGCACCGACCCTGTTGCTGTAGAGAGAG GACGTATAACCGAGCCAACTATATGCTTGAGAGAAGAGTGTCAATCCAGGAACTCCATGACACTGCTTCACAACCGATGCAG GTTTACTGATAAGCAAATTGTGAGGCTCCAGGAGACACCTGATGAGATACCTGAAGGTGGAACTCCTCACACAGTGAGCTTGCTAATGCATGACAAGCTGGTAGATGCTGGAAAGCCTGGAGATAGAGTTGAG GTGACTGGTATATATAGAGCTATGAGTGTCAGAATTGGAGCAACTCAGCGAACTGTGAAATCATTGTTCAAG ACGTATATTGATTGTCTTCACATAAAGAAGACTGATAAGTCAAGGATGCTGGTAGACGATGCTATGGACATTGACAATAGCGAGGGCAGAAATCCAGAAGAGGTTCACTTTGATGAAGAAAGG GTGGGTCAACTGAAAGAGCTCTCAAAACAGCCAGATATATATGAAAGATTGACAAAGTCATTGGCACCAAATATCTGGGAACTAGACGATGTGAAAAAAGGTCTTCTTTGTCAG CTTTTTGGTGGCAATGCTTTGAAGTTGGCATCTGGTGCTAGCTTCCGTGGTGATATCAATATTCTTCTTGTTGGTGATCCTGGTACTAGCAAGTCTCAGCTTCTTCAATACATTCACAAACTATCTCCTCGTGGCATTTACACTAGTGGAAGAGGGAGTTCTGCAGTTGGATTGACTGCTTACGTGACCAAGGACCCTGAAACAGGGGAAACT GTTCTTGAAAGTGGTGCCCTAGTTTTGAGTGACCGAGGTATTTGCTGTATAGATGAATTTGACAAAATGTCTGACAATGCAAGGAGCATGTTACATGAG GTGATGGAACAGCAAACTGTTTCTATAGCGAAGGCTGGTATTATTGCTTCTCTCAATGCTAGGACTTCCGTGTTGGCTTGTGCAAATCCAAGTGGGTCACGATATAATCCTCGCTTGTCTGTCATTGACAACATACACCTGCCTCCCACTCTTTTGTCCAG GTTCGATTTAATTTACTTAATTCTTGACAAGGCTGATGAACAGACTGACCGGCGACTTGCCAAACATATTGTTTCCTTACACTTCGAGAATCCCGAG AGCATGGAGCAAGATGTGATGGACATATCTACCTTGACTGATTATGTGAGCTATGCCCGAAAGCACATACACCCCCAGCTGTCTGATGAAGTTGCCGAAGAATTGACTAGAGGTTATGTGGAtataagaagaagaggaaactTTCCTGGAAGTAGCAAAAAG GTGATAACAGCAACGCCAAGACAGCTTGAGAGTCTGATACGCCTTAGTGAAGCATTGGCCCGGATTCGCTTCGCAGAATGG GTTGAAAAGCGTGATGTAATGGAGGCATTTCGGCTTCTTGAAGTTGCAATGCAGCAATCTGCAACGGATCACGCTACTG GAACTATCGACATGGATCTTATTACTACTGGAGTTTCGGCAAGTGAAAGAATGAGACGAGAAGCTATGGTACAAGCAACCCGCAACATAATCATGGAGAAGATACAAATTGGGGGACCATCCATGCGATTATTGGAG CTATTGGAAGAGTTAAAACAGAGCACTGGCAGTGAAGTTCAAATTACTGAT CTAAAGAATGCAGTTGCTACTCTCGCCAGTGAAGGATTCGTTACCATGCATGGTGAAAGCGTTAAAAGATCATGA